The genomic interval CTGGCCGACGGGGTGTGGGAGTCCGGCTCCGGGACGGCGACCGCCGCCCGGATCGGACGGGCCGAGCTGCTCGCGGCGGCCGAGGTCGACGAGGACCGGCTGGCCGAGTGGGAGTCCTACGGACTGATCGTCCCCGCCCCCGACGGCGGCTATGACGCCGAGATGGTGACGGTCGCCAAGCTGGTGGGGGACCTGGGGCGTTTCGGCCTGGAACCGCGTCATCTTCGGGCCATGCGGGCCTCCGCCGACCGAGAGGCGGGGCTGGTGGAGCAGCTGGTCGCGCCCTTGCGCCGGCACCGTAATCCGCAGACCAGAGCCCATGCCGAGGCAACCGCGAACGAGCTCGCCGAGCTGTCCGTACGGCTGCACGCGGCACTCGTACAGAGCGCTCTGCGCAGCCGTCTGCACTGACCTCGGCGGAGCCCGACTACCCAAACATGGCGAGCACGTCCTAGGGTTGCTGTGTGAACGAGCTCGACGTTGTCGGTGTCCGGGTGGAAATGCCCTCCAACCAACCGATCGTTCTCCTGCGTGAAGTGGGAGGCGACCGGTACCTCCCCATTTGGATCGGTCCTGGGGAGGCGACCGCGATTGCCTTCGCCCAGCAGGGCATGGCTCCCGCCAGGCCGCTGACCCATGACCTGTTCAAGGATGTGCTCGAGGCCTTGGGCCAGGAGCTCACCGAGGTCCGCATCACGGACCTCCGCGAAGGGGTCTTCTATGCGGAGCTCGTCTTCGCCAGCGGAGTCGAGGTGAGCGCACGGCCCTCCGACGCCATAGCGCTCGCCCTGCGGACCGGCACGCCGATCTACGGCAGTGACGGTGTGCTGGACGATGCGGGCATCGCGATCCCCGACGAGCAGGAGGACGAGGTGGAGAAGTTCCGCGAGTTCCTCGATCAGATCTCTCCGGAGGACTTCGGTACGAACAGTCAGTGACCGTCCCGCAGGGGTGCTGTCAGCGCATCCGACAAGCCTTTCCCGGAAACGAGACACGGGAAACCACCCTCAGGGTGATTATCACTCGGCGTGCCGAGTGTGGCGATCGTTGACGCACCCCGAGTGACTGCCTACCTTCGAGTGGGCAGGTCAAGGACGGAGGTCGGCGTGAGAAGCAGCGGCGACGGTACGGCGGCGGGTGGGCCGTATCCGCAGCACGGCAGTGGAGCCGACCACGCCATCAGGCAGCCGGTTCAACCGGCAGCGGTGGCAGCGGGCGGCGTGGCAGCGGCGAGCGATGCAGGGGACATCGGCTATCGCGGACCGACGGCGTGCGCGGCGGCGGGGATCACCTACCGCCAGTTGGACTACTGGGCCCGTACGGGACTGGTCGAGCCCAGTGTGCGCCCGGCCTACGGGTCGGGGACCCAGCGTCTCTACAGTTTCCGGGACGTGGTTCTCCTCAAGATCGTCAAGCGGTTCCTGGACACCGGGGTCGCTCTGCAGAACATCCGCACCACGGTCCAGCATCTGCGGGCCCGCGGTTTCCAGGATCTTGAGCGCATGACGCTGATGAGCGACGGAGCCACGGTCTACGAGTGCTCCTCGCCCGACGAGGTCGTCAGCCTGCTCCAGGGCGGGCAGGGAGTCTTCGGGATCGCCGTCGGCGTCGTCTGGCGGGACGTGGACGCGGCGCTCTCGCAGCTGCACGGCGAGCGGGTCGACACCGGCGAGACGCTCGTCGGGCACAACCCCGCCGACGAGCTGGCGCGGCGACGCAACCGCGCCGTCTGAGCATCCCCGGAGGCACAGGACGGCGGGCAGCACACGAACAGGACGACGGGACGGTCCGGCACCTCACGGGGCGCCGGACCGTCGCGTTGTCAGTGCCGTAGGGCAGCATCGACGGTGTGAGACCCGCGCCCACCATCCTTCACCTGGACATGGACGCCTTCTACGCGTCGGCGGAGCAGGCGGCCAAGCCGAGCCTGCGCGGCAAAGCGGTCGTGGTGGGCGGCCTCGGACCGCGCGGAGTGGTCGCCACCGCCTCGTACGAGGCCCGGCGCCTGGGCGTGCACTCGGCGATGCCCACCGCGCAGGCCCGGCGGCTCGCGCCGAACGCCGCCTACCTGGTGCCCCGCTTCTCGCTGTACCGGACGGTGAGCGACCAGGTGATGGAGCTCCTGGGGCGGCTGTCGCCCCTGGTGGAGCCGCTCAGCCTGGACGAGGCCTTCGTGGACCTGGAGGCGGGCGGAACGGCCGACGACGCGGCGTCGGCCCGTGCGACGGGTGAAGGGCTGCGGACGGCCATCCGCGCGGTGACCGGCCTCAGCGGATCCGTCGGGCTGGCCGGTTCCAAGATGCTCGCCAAGATCGCCTCCGAGGAGGCCAAGCCCGACGGGCTGCTGCTCATCGAGCCCGGCACCGAGCGTGAGCTGCTCGCCCCCATGTCCGTGCGCATCCTGCCGGGGGTCGGCCCGGCCACCGGCGACCACCTCAGACGCGCGGGGATGACCACCGTCCACGATCTGGCCGAGGCGGGCGAGGCGGAGCTCGTACGGCTGGTCGGAAAGGCGCACGGCCACGGGCTCTACCGGATGGCGCTGGGCCTCGACGACCGGCCGGTGGTCGCCGAGCGGGACGCCAAGTCCGTATCGGTGGAGGACACTTTCGACGTGGACCTGCACGACCGGGTGCGGGTGCGGGCCGAGGTGGAGCGGCTGGCCGTCCGGTGCGTGGAGCGGCTGCGCGCCGCCGACCGGTCGGGGCGCACGGTGGTGCTGAAGGTGCGCCGCTACGACTTCTCCACCCTGACCCGCTCCGAGACGCTCAGAGGCCCCACGGACGACCCCACAGTGGTCCGTGAGGCGGCGGGGCGGCTGCTGGAGTCCGTCGACACCACGGGGGGCGTACGGCTGCTGGGGGTCGGCGTGACGGGGCTGGCCGACTACACGCAGGAGGACCTGTTCGCCCAGGCCGCCGACGCCCGGGAGCTCGCTCAGCGGGCCGAGGAGGAGCACCGGGCGCCGCCCGGGGAGGGCGGCGAGGAGAACGCGCTGACGGAGCCCGAGCCGGACAGCGCGGAGCTGCTCGCCGCGCGGCGCTGGCCCGCCGGTCACGACGTGCACCACGAGGAGCACGGGCACGGCTGGGTGCAGGGGAGCGGCGTGGGCCGGGTCACCGTCCGGTTCGAGGAACCGTGGAGCGCACCCGGCCGGGTGCTGACGTTCCGCATCGACGATCCGCTGCTGCGGCCGGCCGACCCGCTGCCGCTCGTCCGTGACGCGGCCGACTACTCCTCCTGGCCCGCCAGCCTGCCGAAGTCCCGGTCGGGCGCCGGCTCCTCCGAGGGGGGCGGGGAGTCCAGCCCGTAATGGCGGTAGAGCTGCAGTTCCTGCTCGGGCGAGAGGTGCCGGCCGACGCCGAAGTCCGGCGCGCCCTTGATCAACGCGCGGTCGAAGGGGACGCGCAGCGCGTCCTCGACGAATTCGCTGGGCTCCAGAGGGACGAAGGCGTCCCTGCTGAACAGGCCGGTGCGGACGGCCGCCCACTCGGGCACGCCCGTCGCGTCGTCGAGATAGACCTCATCCACCGTTCCGATCTTGGCGCCCTTGCGATCGAATGCCTTGCGGCCGATC from Streptomyces sp. CA-278952 carries:
- a CDS encoding bifunctional nuclease family protein, which encodes MNELDVVGVRVEMPSNQPIVLLREVGGDRYLPIWIGPGEATAIAFAQQGMAPARPLTHDLFKDVLEALGQELTEVRITDLREGVFYAELVFASGVEVSARPSDAIALALRTGTPIYGSDGVLDDAGIAIPDEQEDEVEKFREFLDQISPEDFGTNSQ
- a CDS encoding MerR family transcriptional regulator → MRSSGDGTAAGGPYPQHGSGADHAIRQPVQPAAVAAGGVAAASDAGDIGYRGPTACAAAGITYRQLDYWARTGLVEPSVRPAYGSGTQRLYSFRDVVLLKIVKRFLDTGVALQNIRTTVQHLRARGFQDLERMTLMSDGATVYECSSPDEVVSLLQGGQGVFGIAVGVVWRDVDAALSQLHGERVDTGETLVGHNPADELARRRNRAV
- the ftsR gene encoding transcriptional regulator FtsR yields the protein MLRTPTGGAGHGTAAAEARPMSIGTVLIQLRDEFPEVTISKIRFLEAEGLIEPQRTPSGYRKFAPRDVERLAQVLRMQRDHYLPLKVIREHLDALARGEQPVLPSPGERRDLADGVWESGSGTATAARIGRAELLAAAEVDEDRLAEWESYGLIVPAPDGGYDAEMVTVAKLVGDLGRFGLEPRHLRAMRASADREAGLVEQLVAPLRRHRNPQTRAHAEATANELAELSVRLHAALVQSALRSRLH
- a CDS encoding DNA polymerase IV; translated protein: MRPAPTILHLDMDAFYASAEQAAKPSLRGKAVVVGGLGPRGVVATASYEARRLGVHSAMPTAQARRLAPNAAYLVPRFSLYRTVSDQVMELLGRLSPLVEPLSLDEAFVDLEAGGTADDAASARATGEGLRTAIRAVTGLSGSVGLAGSKMLAKIASEEAKPDGLLLIEPGTERELLAPMSVRILPGVGPATGDHLRRAGMTTVHDLAEAGEAELVRLVGKAHGHGLYRMALGLDDRPVVAERDAKSVSVEDTFDVDLHDRVRVRAEVERLAVRCVERLRAADRSGRTVVLKVRRYDFSTLTRSETLRGPTDDPTVVREAAGRLLESVDTTGGVRLLGVGVTGLADYTQEDLFAQAADARELAQRAEEEHRAPPGEGGEENALTEPEPDSAELLAARRWPAGHDVHHEEHGHGWVQGSGVGRVTVRFEEPWSAPGRVLTFRIDDPLLRPADPLPLVRDAADYSSWPASLPKSRSGAGSSEGGGESSP
- a CDS encoding PRC-barrel domain-containing protein, with the translated sequence MQTDIDPRRLIGRKAFDRKGAKIGTVDEVYLDDATGVPEWAAVRTGLFSRDAFVPLEPSEFVEDALRVPFDRALIKGAPDFGVGRHLSPEQELQLYRHYGLDSPPPSEEPAPDRDFGRLAGQEE